In the Primulina eburnea isolate SZY01 chromosome 15, ASM2296580v1, whole genome shotgun sequence genome, CCACCGGTCCCGCATttttcttgatgaatttttCCACAGTGATGAACTGGGTCAGCTGTTCCAAGTCTAACCTGAGCATACTCACTCTGTTTTTCTATCCTCAAACTTTTAGTACGCGTCTTCTTTGTCCCCTTTCCCTTCTTGCAGTCATCTCTACGTCTTGCTCAGACTTCCCACAGACGAGGTGTAACACCCTTCTTCTATAATTGACATGATTAATGATACATATATTCATAATCAAAAtagggtttgaatgatataccTATATTATGAAGCAATTCAAACAAAGGGTATCAAtttgacggtttataaaaattttgacaTGATATCCCTACATTTTGTATAAGCCAAAAACTCAAGCAATGACATCTATACATacgtataatcatattttcatatACAAACATACACCGTATCGTTATACATATAGTCATAAATGTCGtgaaacttgtttcaaaccctgacataaaatcaactataatacatatgcggaagctatacaataagacgtccaggttcttgtcgaggtaaggcacgtcacaagcatccattggcgaaccttcatcctatgcatcttcattacctgatcctgtaatacatgagctacgtgagtttataaaactcaataagtatgcacttatacgtatcaatatgcatcgaagatATCAAGATGCCATGACTTTGGTATAAACATATGGAAAACTAGATATAATACTTACAATGACATGCAATCCAAATTGGaatgagataaaaaaaaatcaactactTCCTGGGAAATCACCTCAAGACCGTCCAGATTTGATTACAAGGATATTTCGGTCAAAATTTGAGGAGTTTAAGAAAGACATTGTGGATAGAGGGGTTTTAGGTAAGGTCTACTCTTATTCGTACGTCATCGAATATCAAAAAAGAGGGCTTCCTCATGTTCATATGTTAGTCATATTTGAAAACAATGACAAGTTGTGTACTCCTGATCACTATGACTCAATTGTACGTGCTGAAATACCTTTACAAACAGAAGAACCCAATCTACACAAAGCAGTTTTCCACCATATGATACATGGGCCATGTGGATCAATCAATCATAATTGTCTATGCATGGTAAGTGGTAAATGTAAGAAGAAATTTCCAAAGCCATTTGTGGAATACACATCTCGAGGAAATGATTCATACCATGTGTATCGAAGACGTGAAGGTGGCCAAGTATCAATTCTAAACAATGACGATGTTTTCATTGATAATGGTTGGGTTGTCCCGTACAAGCCGTGGCTTTTGTTAAAATATGATTGTCATAATGTTGAACTATGTGGATGGATTAATTGTGTCAAGTACATGCATAAAGGTCCTGATCGAGTCGCACTAGAGTTACGAAGTAGGCAAAATTGTGCTGAAATCGAACAATATGTGGATGAAAGGTGGATTTGTGTGCCTGAAGCATTGTGGCGAATTTACTCATTTGAGTTCAGTAGGATGTATCCTTTAGTCATTAGGTTACAACTACATACACCAAACcaacatttgatttattttgacTGCCAACAACACGTAAGTGATCTGCTTGCAGATGATGAAAACTCAAAGACTATGCTTACAGAATTTTTCAAAATGAATTGTGATCCTGACTTGATATGTGCAAAATGAACTTCTTAAACTATGGTGACAATTTCAACATGAGGAATACCAATATGGACGATGGAATCAGCCTTACAATGATCCTACTGTGGTAATACATATCTATTTTGATaagtaatatatataaaattttgtcTTGGGAATTTGACGTTAAAAGACCTTGTTTGCTGTCACTTCACTCAGATATCATATCTCTACATTTAATTATTGCACACATTTAGGGGGAACTTTATGTGAAATCCTATGATATTCTGATTGCATGACCAAAAACAGAAGGCGGTTTGTCTCTTCGGATAAAACAACGTGTGTACTggttttatcaaaagcattgaACTTATGACAATACTTTGAAACTTCCAGTAGACGTCATCATAAAAAGACAAATCTACTTCTGATTTTCCTCAACAACCAATTGGACAGCCCGCgctattttcaaaataatttgattTCGTATCTCTGACACGATCTGCAAAAACTTTCAAAATTCCAACCgtaaacatactgacacgtgtccttgTGTTTACCCTGACGGCTGTACATTtcttatatatatgatatactTATTGTATCTTGTTTTCTTTACGATTCCAGACTTTCTGATATCCTACTACTGCTTTCACGCAAAATTCTCTAAACTGTTTAATTCATCTTTGATCAGAAAAATG is a window encoding:
- the LOC140815632 gene encoding uncharacterized protein, with amino-acid sequence MTCNPNWNEIKKNQLLPGKSPQDRPDLITRIFRSKFEEFKKDIVDRGVLGKVYSYSYVIEYQKRGLPHVHMLVIFENNDKLCTPDHYDSIVRAEIPLQTEEPNLHKAVFHHMIHGPCGSINHNCLCMVSGKCKKKFPKPFVEYTSRGNDSYHVYRRREGGQVSILNNDDVFIDNGWVVPYKPWLLLKYDCHNVELCGWINCVKYMHKGPDRVALELRSRQNCAEIEQYVDERWICVPEALWRIYSFEFSRMYPLVIRLQLHTPNQHLIYFDCQQHVSDLLADDENSKTMLTEFFKMNCDPDLICAK